In bacterium, the DNA window TACCAAACAAAATATGGTGTTACGATCAGTCCCGATCAAATCATTATTACACAGGGGACGTCTCCGGCTTTTTTTCTTATTTTTTCTACTCTTCTTGAAAAGGGGGATGGTGTTGTTCTGCCTAACCCACATTATCCCTGCGATGCCAATTTTGTAGAGTTTTTAGGAGGAAAAAATCAGTTTTTAAAAGTACATGAAGAAGACGATTATCAGTGGGATTTAAAAGCACTCAAAAAAATTATCACCAAAAAAACAAAAGCACTTTTTGTCACAAGCCCCTCTAATCCTACCGGCTCTGTTCTTACCGCCGATGTTTTAAAGGGAATAGCTAAAACAAAAATTCCGATAGTATCAGATGAAATTTATCATGGTTTAGTTTACGAAGGCAGCGAGCATACTATGCTGGAGTTTACTAATAACTGTATTGTGGTGGGAGGCTTTTCTAAATCGTATGCTATGACAGGATATCGTTTGGGTTATTTGATAGCGCCTCCAAAATACATTCGGCTGATGCAAAAAATTCAGCAAAACTTTTTTATTTCGGCTAATTCTTTTGTTCAAGAAGCGGGTATAGCCGCGCTGCGTGAGGGAGGCTTTGCATTAGCCAATATGCGCGCCGAGTATAATAAACGCAGGCTTGTGATGATGCAAGGTTTGCGTGATTTGGGCTTTAAGATTAATTATAACCCCAATGGCGCCTTTTACATTTTTGTAAAATCATCTCATCTGCGTAAAAATTCTTATAAATTGGCTTTTGATATTTTAGAAAATGCGCATGTAGGAGTAACCCCAGGTATTGATTTTGGCAGCGAAGGGGAAGGGCATTTACGTTTTTCGTATGCAACAAGTATTCCGGTGATTGAAGAAGGGTTAAAGAGATTAAAAGCTTATATCTCTTCTCTATGATTAAAATAGTTCCTCCATCCGATTATCCTTATCTGTATGCCATCGATACAGCCAATACCCCACATCATTTTGGTGAAGAGAAATTAAAAAGTGATTTTAAGGAAAAAGAAGCTTTAATTGCAGGTTTTTATCGCCAGGATACTCCTGTTGCTTTTGTTGATTATCGTTTTTATGCCGACGAAGTGCATATTATTCATATTGCTGTAGGGCCCGAGCATCATCGCCAGGGTATTGGGCTTACTCTTTTAAACTATCTTAAACAACAGTATCCTGGCTGCCCCATTTTTTTAGAACTACGGGCTTCTAATCTTAAAGCGTTATGGTTGTATCAGCGTGCTGGCTTTAAGCAGGATGGAGTTCGCAAAAAATATTATAGTGATGGCGAAGATGCTCTTTTGATGAGCTTGAGACCCTAACAAAAGTGTGTTAGCCCTGTTTTATGTACTCTTTTCTTAAAAAATTTCTATTTATGATGGAGCCTGAATTGGCTCATGCCTTTGTAAAGCGAGGGAGTACTTTGTTGCCTAAAACGCTTATCCGCAAATCGCTTTGTTTAAAATCAGCTATTTTAACATCTACAATGGGCGATATCACTTTTTCAAATCCAGTTGGTCTTGCAGCTGGTTTTGATAAAAATGGTGAAATGATTTCTTTTATGGAATCGCTTGGATTTGGCTTTATAGAAATTGGTTCCGTCACCACCCATCCCTGTGCAGGTAATCCAAGACCACGCATTTTTAGATTACCAAAGGATGAATCTCTTATCAACCGTATGGGATTGCCTAATTGGGGAGTATCGGCTGTTCATCAGCATTTAAAGAATCAGCGTATTAAATTACCGTTAGGCATTAATGTGGCTAAAACCCCTGACTTCGCCTATGCAAAGGGAGTAAAAAAACTAACAGGCATTGAAGATATTACATCTAGTTTTACAGAGCTGTATCCTTTAGCTTCCTATCTTACTATCAATCTTAGTTGTCCTAATACATCCGATGGACGCACATTTGAAGACCCTGCTGTATTTTTAGAGCTAGGTCAGGAACTTTCTAAAATTATTAAAAAGCAAAAAAAGAAAAAAACGGTTTTGGTAAAATTATCTCCAAGTTTAAAACCGGAAAGTTTGGAAAAGCTTTTAAAACATGCCGATGATTGTGGCTTTGATGGTTTTGTAGTAAGTAATACGTCTCCGGAACGCATGAACTTAATCAGTTCGCCTCAAGCACTGCAAAAAATTGGTTCGGGTGGTTTGTCGGGACATGGCGTACTACATGCCTCTAATGATCTGCTCAAGCGTGTTTATGCCATCACAGGGCCTTCCAAAATTATTATGGGAGTAGGGGGCATTATGAGTTTTGAAGATCTCCTTGCCAAATTAAGCCTGGGGGCTAGCCATTTTCAAGTGTATACAGGTCTTATTTACAAGGGGCCTTTCTTTATTTATGAGCTCAATAAGGCGCTTTTAGCCTACTGTAAAAAGCTAGGCGTGGATCAATATTTGGATTTAAGAGGAAAACCCTTGAAGAGGTAACCCCCTCCTGAGCCTCCCCCTTACTCTAAGGGGGAGGGACATATGCATAATTTTGTGAGAAAGTCCTCCTCCCTTAAGCTAAGGGAGGAGACAGAGGTGGGTTATGGTTGCAGTGTAAAATCTTGCTTTATCCTTCTAAGCCAGTATAAAATAGAAACATGACTGGTGGCGCTGTTTTAGTTTTAAATCGCTCCTTCCTTCCTATTCACATCACCGATGTAAAAAAAGCGCTTTGCTTATTATACAGGGGGCTTGCAAAAGTAGTTGATCACGAATACTCACTTGTTGATTTTTTAAGCTGGATGGAGCTTTCTGCAGAAAGCGACAAAGAAAGTATTGGTTTGGTGAATCGTACCATTCGCATTCCACGGGTTATTTTACTTACTTTTTACGACAAAATTCCTACGCGCACGGTGCGCTTTTCACGCCTTAATGTTTTTTTGCGCGATAATAATACCTGTCAGTATTGCCAAAAACGCTTTTCTAAAAGTGGATTAAATTTAGATCATGTGGTTCCAGTATCGCACGGTGGTAAAACAAATTGGGAAAATGTGGTGTGCAGTTGTGTGCCTTGCAATATTAAAAAGGGTGGCCGAACACCACAACAAGCCGGAATGGCCTTAATGAAACAGCCTATAAAGCCACATTGGTCTATTATCTTGCGTTTACTGAGCCGTCCGCGTTTTCATGAAGCCTGGAAACCTTTTCTTAATATGATTGATTACTCTTACTGGAATGTAGAGCTAGCAGAATGAGACTCGATTTATATCTTTCACAAAATCATCCTTTAAGCCGTTCGCAAATAGCCCGTCTTATTAAAGAGGGTCATGTACTGGTAAATGGATTGCCAGCCAAACCTTCGTATTCTGTATTAGACAGCGATAAAGTAGTTTTAAATATTCCCGCTGTAAAACCAAGTCCATTGACTCCACACGATTTACCTTTGGATATTCTTTACGAAGATAAAAATTTGGCAGTTATTAATAAACCGGCACATCTTGTGGTTCATCCCGGAGCAGGGCACAAGGAAGCTACACTGACACAGGCTTTGCTTTATCACTTTAAGGGTTTGTCAACCATTGGAGGTGTAGAGCGTCCGGGTATAGTTCATAGACTTGATAAAGGAACCAGCGGTGTGATGCTGGTAGCTAAAAACGATAAAACACATCTTAAACTTTCAGAGCTTTTTAAAAATCACTCTATTGAAAAAACATATTTGGCTCTCTGTTATGGAAAATTTAAAAACAAAAAGGGAACTATTAAAACAGGCATTGCGCGTAGTTTAAGTAATAGAAAAAAGTTTTCTGTAAGTGAAAAGGGCAAAATTGCTATTAGTCATTACGAAGTACTAAAAGAAAAATACGGTTTAAGTTTGGTGGAAGTAAAAATTGAAACGGGACGAACACATCAAATTAGAGTTCATTTAACGCATTTAGGACATCCACTGGTTGGTGATGAAACCTATGGAAGTCATAGTCGAAGCGTAAAAAATGTAAATAAAATGTGGGCTGCCGACTTAGCCAAAATAAATCGCCCACTATTGCATGCATTTAAAATTAAAATTCCTGATATGAAGAAAGAATTTAAAGCTGCTGTACCTAAAGACTTTAAATTGGTACAAAAGAAATTATTATGATGACGCCTATTTTAGCTTCGCGTTTACTCTCGGAGTATAACGAAAAAATTACTCATGGTTTTACCACGCGTTTTATTGGCGATGATACTCATCAAATTGAGCATTTTAGCGGGATTACAGCCGATCAAATTTTTGGTGTAAAACA includes these proteins:
- a CDS encoding pyridoxal phosphate-dependent aminotransferase, with product MPSQRSQKIKSFIAMDILEASHAMSRRGIDVVSFSLGEPDFQAPACVQEACIKAIQNGTTKYTHSQGSYVLREEIARHYQTKYGVTISPDQIIITQGTSPAFFLIFSTLLEKGDGVVLPNPHYPCDANFVEFLGGKNQFLKVHEEDDYQWDLKALKKIITKKTKALFVTSPSNPTGSVLTADVLKGIAKTKIPIVSDEIYHGLVYEGSEHTMLEFTNNCIVVGGFSKSYAMTGYRLGYLIAPPKYIRLMQKIQQNFFISANSFVQEAGIAALREGGFALANMRAEYNKRRLVMMQGLRDLGFKINYNPNGAFYIFVKSSHLRKNSYKLAFDILENAHVGVTPGIDFGSEGEGHLRFSYATSIPVIEEGLKRLKAYISSL
- the rimI gene encoding ribosomal protein S18-alanine N-acetyltransferase; the protein is MIKIVPPSDYPYLYAIDTANTPHHFGEEKLKSDFKEKEALIAGFYRQDTPVAFVDYRFYADEVHIIHIAVGPEHHRQGIGLTLLNYLKQQYPGCPIFLELRASNLKALWLYQRAGFKQDGVRKKYYSDGEDALLMSLRP
- a CDS encoding quinone-dependent dihydroorotate dehydrogenase encodes the protein MMEPELAHAFVKRGSTLLPKTLIRKSLCLKSAILTSTMGDITFSNPVGLAAGFDKNGEMISFMESLGFGFIEIGSVTTHPCAGNPRPRIFRLPKDESLINRMGLPNWGVSAVHQHLKNQRIKLPLGINVAKTPDFAYAKGVKKLTGIEDITSSFTELYPLASYLTINLSCPNTSDGRTFEDPAVFLELGQELSKIIKKQKKKKTVLVKLSPSLKPESLEKLLKHADDCGFDGFVVSNTSPERMNLISSPQALQKIGSGGLSGHGVLHASNDLLKRVYAITGPSKIIMGVGGIMSFEDLLAKLSLGASHFQVYTGLIYKGPFFIYELNKALLAYCKKLGVDQYLDLRGKPLKR
- a CDS encoding HNH endonuclease, coding for MTGGAVLVLNRSFLPIHITDVKKALCLLYRGLAKVVDHEYSLVDFLSWMELSAESDKESIGLVNRTIRIPRVILLTFYDKIPTRTVRFSRLNVFLRDNNTCQYCQKRFSKSGLNLDHVVPVSHGGKTNWENVVCSCVPCNIKKGGRTPQQAGMALMKQPIKPHWSIILRLLSRPRFHEAWKPFLNMIDYSYWNVELAE
- a CDS encoding RluA family pseudouridine synthase — protein: MRLDLYLSQNHPLSRSQIARLIKEGHVLVNGLPAKPSYSVLDSDKVVLNIPAVKPSPLTPHDLPLDILYEDKNLAVINKPAHLVVHPGAGHKEATLTQALLYHFKGLSTIGGVERPGIVHRLDKGTSGVMLVAKNDKTHLKLSELFKNHSIEKTYLALCYGKFKNKKGTIKTGIARSLSNRKKFSVSEKGKIAISHYEVLKEKYGLSLVEVKIETGRTHQIRVHLTHLGHPLVGDETYGSHSRSVKNVNKMWAADLAKINRPLLHAFKIKIPDMKKEFKAAVPKDFKLVQKKLL